One genomic segment of Candidatus Nezhaarchaeota archaeon includes these proteins:
- a CDS encoding antitoxin VapB family protein gives MNKYVTISVPREVKELLARKKGKKDWGDFLLELYMRAEYARMKEGFERLKELLTEEELSEIVKASEEFRERFKLR, from the coding sequence TTGAATAAGTATGTAACTATATCTGTCCCTAGAGAAGTTAAAGAGCTCTTAGCCAGGAAGAAGGGTAAAAAGGATTGGGGCGACTTTCTCCTCGAGCTTTACATGAGGGCTGAGTATGCAAGGATGAAGGAGGGGTTTGAAAGGCTTAAAGAATTGTTAACTGAGGAGGAGCTGAGCGAGATAGTAAAGGCCAGTGAGGAATTTAGAGAGAGGTTTAAATTAAGATGA